A window from Megalobrama amblycephala isolate DHTTF-2021 linkage group LG9, ASM1881202v1, whole genome shotgun sequence encodes these proteins:
- the LOC125276265 gene encoding E3 ubiquitin-protein ligase TRIM39-like, with protein sequence MAESSSTSPKIRERTGSVDVPPSMSSSSGPLTEELQCSICLDVFTDPVSTPCGHNFCKTCLNKCWDNSRTCNCPYCKETFKIRPDLKINTTLRELVDHYKKKSPKKKPEVLCEICEERKLKALKSCLVCQSSYCETHLEPHLRVAGLKKHKLINPVRNLEDYICQKHERPLELFCRDDQTITQLMIQDTQQMIQDRIEKIHEVKHSAAVRKNNTEKEKTAHVELFTDLIRSIERCQTELLEMMEEQQKAAEKQEEELIEELEQEITELKMRNTELEQLSHTEDHLHLLQIYSSLCSSRNTRNWSEISVKTDESLGTLRRALIQLQDTLQGKLTQTVSTELKRMQQYEVDVTLDPDTAHPKLILSDDGKQVRHGDISQKLPDKPERFDTDAYVLGKEGFSSGRFYFEVQVKGKTEWSLGVVRESSNRKGWITASPSNGCWTVRLKNWNDYWACVGPPVPLPLSVKPQRVGVFVDYEEGLVSFYDVESSSHIYSFTGQSFTGKLYPFFGPSLNYAGKNSTPLIITPVNYSK encoded by the exons ATGGCAGAATCTTCCTCAACATCACCGAAAATACGAGAAAGGACAGGGAGTGTGGATGTTCCTCCAT CGATGTCATCCTCCAGCGGTCCACTGACTGAGGAGCTTCAGTGCTCTATATGTCTGGACGTGTTCACTGATCCAGTCAGCACTCCATGTGGACACAACTTCTGCAAGACCTGTCTGAATAAGTGCTGGGACAACAGCCGGACCTGCAACTGTCCATATTGTAAAGAAACATTCAAGATCAGACCTGATCTCAAGATTAATACCACACTCAGAGAGCTCGTAGATCACTATAAAAAGAAAAGTCCTAAGAAAAAACCTGAAGTTCTGTGTGAAATCTGTGAGGAAAGAAAGCTGAAAGCCCTGAAGTCGTGTCTGGTGTGTCAGAGCTCTTACTGTGAAACTCACCTGGAGCCTCATTTGAGAGTGGCAGGTTTAAAGAAACACAAACTGATCAATCCTGTGAGGAATCTGGAGGACTATATATGTCAGAAACATGAGAGACCTCTGGAGCTGTTCTGTAGAGATGATCAGACAATC ACTCAGTTGATGATTCAAGACACGCAGCAGATGATCCAGGACAGAATCGAGAAAATTCATGAAGTCAAACACTCAGCAGCAGTCAGAAAA AATAACACAGAGAAGGAGAAAACAGCCCATGTTGAGCTCTTCACTGAtctcatccgctccattgagagatgTCAGACTGAACTGCTGGAGATGATGGAGGAGCAGCAGAAAGCAGCAGAGAAACAGGAGGAAGAGCTCATTGAAGagctggagcaggagatcactGAGCTAAAGATGAGAAACACTGAGCTGGAGCAACTCTCACACACTGAAGATCACCTCCACCTCCTACAG ATTTACTCATCCCTGTGCAGCTCTAGAAACACCAGGAACTGGTCTGAGATCAGTGTGAAGACTGATGAGAGTCTGGGGACTCTGAGGAGAGCTCTGATTCAACTGCAGGACACTCTACAGGGGAAACTCACGCAAACTG TCTCTACAGAGCTGAAGAGGATGCAGCAGTATGAAG TGGATGTGACTCTGGATCCTGATACAGCTCATCCTAAACTCATCCTGTCTGATGATGGAAAACAAGTGAGACATGGAGACATTAGTCAGAAACTCCCAGACAAACCAGAGAGATTTGATACTGATGCATATGTCTTGGGAAAGGAGGGATTCTCCTCAGGGAGATTTTATTTtgaggtgcaggtgaagggaaaGACTGAATGGAGTTTAGGAGTGGTCAGAGAATCCAGTAACAGGAAGGGATGGATCACAGCAAGTCCCAGTAATGGATGCTGGACTGTGCGGCTGAAGAATTGGAATGATTATTGGGCCTGTGTTGGTCCTCCTGTCCCTCTGCCTCTGAGCGTGAAGCCGCAGCGGGTCGGTGTGTTTGTGGATTATGAGGAGGGTCTGGTCTCCTTTTATGATGTGGAGTCCAGCTCTCATATCTACTCTTTCACTGGTCAGTCTTTCACTGGGAAACTCTATCCATTTTTTGGCCCATCCTTAAACTATGCAGGTAAAAACTCAACTCCACTGATCATCACACctgtcaattacagtaaatgA
- the zc3h12ab gene encoding ribonuclease ZC3H12A, whose translation MSAEISTIPTLQLYLDSLWSSSVGSHNSDINATNAWVTATTPLYNPPVFCDNRMDPAQPSPTPDESSELGSEFQTQLDLFLKLGFSQTQVRAALLKLGLNADTNRVLGELIQAAGESEEREEPTASPVLVPRGDGSNKVRSSQNHSAPAVSSAPEELVEDEDALRPIVIDGSNVAMSHGNKEVFSCLGIQLAVNFFLERGHVDITVFVPSWRKEQPRPDVPITDQHILRELERRKLLVFTPSRRVAGKRVVCYDDRFIVKLAYESDGIIVSNDTYRDLQGERPEWKRFIEERLLMYSFVNDKFMPPDDPLGRHGPTLDNFLRKTPRMPKKQPCPYGKKCTYGIKCKFHHPERTKQSQRALADELREKAKNSSTPHKPQPLSSQTLSLEEVMEQKLSLDMCGSLKKSSASENVLVVKGVPQPTQKKFPSKKERRHSPTSLDSFPYGSQECMDSGLGSYECHSHEAPHCDRYCDHRKSKPSSNGRHRYVPANSQPCSCCSHQSLSAGHHHSGSSNAGYGQTRYHSYGGGPIYPPVNMSQYSFPHSRGPPPHQGYWSDHYGGYPPTSHSAMQSERAHGHWSPSNHNPQWSEREQVRKKLLAIFNARLVDRAMDMFPYLLDPQRLAAEILTLQSQDGAL comes from the exons ATGAGTGCTGAAATCAGCACCATCCCCACGTTACAGTTGTATTTGGATTCCCTTTGGTCATCCAGCGTAGGATCTCATAACTCTGACATAAACGCCACCAACGCATGGGTAACGGCAACTACGCCTCTGTACAACCCTCCCGTTTTCTGTGACAATAGAATGGACCCGGCTCAGCCCAGCCCGACTCCAGATGAATCCTCAGAACTGGGGTCAGAGTTTCAGACCCAGCTCGACCTGTTCCTCAAGCTGGGGTTTTCCCAAACGCAGGTCCGCGCTGCTTTACTGAAATTAGGCCTCAACGCAGACACCAACAGGGTTCTGGGAGAGCTGATACAGGCTGCTGGGGAATCTGAAGAGAGAGAGGAACCTACAGCCTCCCCGGTGCTGGTTCCACGTGGGGATGGTTCCAATAAGGTCCGAAGCTCCCAAAATCACAGTGCTCCGGCAGTGTCGAGTGCTCCAGAAGAGCTGGTAGAGGATGAGGATGCACTCAGACCTATAGTCATTGATGGGTCTAATGTAGCCATGAG CCACGGGAACAAGGAAGTTTTTTCCTGTCTGGGAATTCAGTTGGCAGTGAACTTTTTCCTGGAGCGGGGTCACGTTGACATCACAGTGTTTGTGCCTTCCTGGAGAAAAGAACAGCCGCGACCTGATGTTCCCATTACAG ATCAGCACATTCTGCGGGAATTGGAACGGAGGAAGCTCTTGGTGTTCACACCGTCCAGAAGGGTTGCCGGAAAACGGGTGGTTTGCTATGACGACCGTTTTATCGTGAAGCTGGCGTACGAATCCGACGGCATCATTGTATCCAATGACACTTACCGAGATCTGCAAGGAGAACGTCCTGAGTGGAAGCGTTTCATAGAGGAGAGGCTTCTGATGTACTCGTTCGTCAATGACAA GTTTATGCCTCCAGATGACCCTTTGGGAAGACATGGACCCACCCTTGACAACTTTCTGAGAAAAACCCCACGTATGCCTAAGAAACAGCCCTGTCCTTACG GAAAGAAGTGCACTTACGGAATCAAGTGTAAGTTCCATCATCCGGAGCGAACCAAGCAATCCCAGCGCGCCCTGGCCGATGAGCTCCGAGAGAAAGCCAAAAATTCATCCACACCGCACAAACCTCAGCCGCTTTCCAGTCAGACTCTGTCTCTGGAGGAAGTTATGGAACAGAAATTATCCCTCGACATGTGCGGATCTCTCAAGAAGAGTTCCGCCAGTGAAAATGTCCTTGTCGTAAAAGGAGTCCCCCAGCCAACGCAAAAGAAGTTTCCTTCGAAAAAAGAACGTCGGCATTCGCCAACAAGCCTGGATTCTTTTCCCTACGGATCTCAAGAGTGTATGGATTCTGGCTTGGGTTCCTACGAATGTCATTCTCATGAAGCTCCGCATTGCGATCGCTACTGCGACCACAGGAAGTCCAAACCATCCAGCAATGGGCGGCATCGCTACGTTCCAGCCAATAGCCAACCCTGCAGTTGCTGTTCCCACCAATCCCTGAGTGCCGGTCACCACCACAGCGGCTCATCAAACGCGGGTTACGGTCAAACACGCTATCACTCCTACGGCGGAGGTCCAATTTACCCTCCTGTCAACATGTCCCAGTATTCATTTCCACACAGCAGAGGGCCTCCTCCCCACCAGGGCTACTGGTCCGACCATTATGGTGGCTATCCTCCAACATCCCACAGTGCCATGCAGTCAGAGAGGGCGCATGGACACTGGTCCCCTTCCAATCACAATCCTCAGTGGTCCGAACGGGAGCAGGTGAGGAAGAAATTACTCGCAATTTTCAATGCACGTTTGGTGGACAGGGCCATGGACATGTTCCCATATCTCCTGGACCCACAAAGACTGGCAGCAGAGATTTTGACCCTTCAGTCTCAGGATGGGGCTTTATGA
- the LOC125276087 gene encoding basic proline-rich protein-like encodes MGNFQYLSLLIAVAIFKCEGKKHVSISETLSYKYVKHDWMEKIEDNKLLSAISIPGTHQSNKYLKTSTPLFQAWGLHNQLDAGIRFFEMHVSSDSIKYVETGNVQETETLKYVLKTLLTFLVKQKKETVLLRVTPDEGAVAQVIEVLSRPDWPLWRDKEIPTIGQVRGKIVLIQSSTLQLGLPVHIKELDANTDTKETQMRQNIKSASEECDHELRLTYTGTKGGSEEPLEIAKTLNKQVDDYLLDLKGDTNRPHCVGIIAMDFPGPKVIQTIIEFNGKLGEESQIVGDMGSNEDVALPDSSSSDEQNQQDESQSTDGESSNDEQPAEDGGTPPTGDESQSSNDEQPAEDGGTPPTGDESQSSNDEQPAEDGGTPPTGDESQSSNDEQPAEDGGTPPTGDESQSSNDEQPAEDGGTPPTGDESQSSNDEQPAEDGGTPPTGDESQSSNDEQPAEDGGTPPTGDESQSSNDEHPAEDGGTPPTGDESQSSNDEQPAEDGGPPPTGDESQSSNDEQPAEDGGPPPTGDESQSSNDEQPAEDGGTPPTGDESQSSNEEHPAEDGGTPPTGDESQSSNDEQPAEDGGPPPTGDESQSSNDEQPAEDGGTPPTGDESQSSNEEHPAEDGGTPPTGDESQSSNDEQPAEDGGPPPTGDESQSSNDEQPAEDGGPPPTGDESQSSNDEQPAEDGGPPPTGDESQSSNDEQPAEDGGTPPTGDESQSSNEEHPAEDGGTPPTGDESQSSNDEQPAEDGGPPPTGDESQSSNDEQPAEDGGTPPTGDESQSSNDEHPAEDGGTPPTGDESQSSNDEQPAEDGGTPPTGDESQSSNDEKPAEDGGPPPTGDESQSSNDEQPAEDGGTPPTGDETQSSNEEHPAEDGGTPPTGDESQSSNEEHPAEDGGTPPTGDGSQSSNEEHPAEDGGTPPTGDGSQSSNDEHPAEDQNDQHESNESSSSMPVKNTISRKKIIKKVNCHKVRARPRPSPLLY; translated from the exons ATGGGAAACTTTCAGTACCTCTCTTTGTTGATAGC GGTGGCTATCTTTAAGTGTGAGGGTAAAAAACATGTCAGCATTTCTGAAACTCTCAGTTACAAGTATGTCAAACACGACTGGATGGAGAAAATAGAAGATAACAAGCTTCTATCAGCTATATCGATCCCTGGAACACACCAAAGCAACAAATACTTGAAAACATCCACACCTTTGTTTCAAGCATGGGGACTGCACAACCAACTGGACGCAGGCATTCGTTTTTTTGAAATGCACGTGTCTTCCGACAGCATCAAGTATGTTGAGACCGGAAACGTCCAGGAAACAGAGACCCTTAAGTATGTTCTGAAAACTCTGCTGACGTTTCTTGTGAAACAGAAGAAGGAGACAGTGTTGCTTAGAGTGACTCCAGATGAGGGTGCTGTTGCTCAAGTCATAGAAGTATTAAGTCGTCCTGACTGGCCTTTGTGGAGAGACAAAGAGATTCCAACAATTGGCCAGGTGAGAGGCAAGATAGTCTTGATTCAGAGTTCAACATTACAATTAGGACTTCCTGTTCATATAAAAGAACTGGATGCAAACACGGATACAAAAGAAACGCAAATGAGACAAAATATCAAGTCCGCTTCAGAAGAGTGTGATCATGAGCTGAGGCTCACATACACTGGGACCAAAGGAGGATCAGAGGAGCCCCTAGAAATTGCAAAAACACTGAATAAACAAGTTGATGATTATCTGCTTGATCTAAAGGGGGACACCAATAGACCACATTGTGTAGGTATAATTGCTATGGACTTCCCTGGTCCAAAGGTCATCCAAACAATCATTGAGTTTAATGGGAAATTAGGAGAGGAGTCACAGATAGTAGGTGACATGGGCAGCAATGAAGATGTTGCTCTACCCGATTCATCCTCTTCAGATGAGCAAAATCAACAAGATGAATCTCAGTCCACAGACGGGGAATCATCAAATGACGAACAGCCAGCAGAAGATGGAGGAACTCCTCCAACAGGGGATGAATCTCAATCGTCAAATGACGAACAGCCAGCAGAAGATGGAGGAACTCCTCCAACAGGGGACGAATCTCAATCGTCAAATGACGAACAGCCAGCAGAAGATGGAGGAACTCCTCCAACAGGGGACGAATCTCAATCGTCAAATGACGAACAGCCAGCAGAAGATGGAGGAACTCCTCCAACAGGGGACGAATCTCAATCATCAAATGACGAACAGCCAGCAGAAGATGGAGGAACTCCTCCAACAGGGGACGAATCTCAATCATCAAATGACGAACAGCCAGCAGAAGATGGAGGAACTCCTCCAACAGGGGACGAATCTCAATCATCAAATGACGAACAGCCAGCAGAAGATGGAGGAACTCCTCCAACAGGGGACGAATCTCAATCATCAAATGACGAACATCCAGCAGAAGATGGAGGAACTCCTCCAACAGGGGACGAATCTCAATCATCAAATGACGAACAGCCAGCAGAAGATGGAGGACCTCCTCCAACAGGGGACGAATCTCAATCATCAAATGACGAACAGCCAGCAGAAGATGGAGGACCTCCTCCAACAGGGGACGAATCTCAATCATCAAATGACGAACAGCCAGCAGAAGATGGAGGAACTCCTCCAACAGGGGACGAATCTCAATCATCAAATGAAGAACATCCAGCAGAAGATGGAGGAACTCCTCCAACAGGGGACGAATCTCAATCATCAAATGACGAACAGCCAGCAGAAGATGGAGGACCTCCTCCAACAGGGGACGAATCTCAATCATCAAATGACGAACAGCCAGCAGAAGATGGAGGAACTCCTCCAACAGGGGACGAATCTCAATCATCAAATGAAGAACATCCAGCAGAAGATGGAGGAACTCCTCCAACAGGGGACGAATCTCAATCATCAAATGACGAACAGCCAGCAGAAGATGGAGGACCTCCTCCAACAGGGGACGAATCTCAATCATCAAATGACGAACAGCCAGCAGAAGATGGAGGACCTCCTCCAACAGGGGACGAATCTCAATCATCAAATGACGAACAGCCAGCAGAAGATGGAGGACCTCCTCCAACAGGGGACGAATCTCAATCATCAAATGACGAACAGCCAGCAGAAGATGGAGGAACTCCTCCAACAGGGGACGAATCTCAATCATCAAATGAAGAACATCCAGCAGAAGATGGAGGAACTCCTCCAACAGGGGACGAATCTCAATCATCAAATGACGAACAGCCAGCAGAAGATGGAGGACCTCCTCCAACAGGGGACGAATCTCAATCATCAAATGACGAACAGCCAGCAGAAGATGGAGGAACTCCTCCAACAGGGGACGAATCTCAATCATCAAATGACGAACATCCAGCAGAAGATGGAGGAACTCCTCCAACAGGGGACGAATCTCAATCATCAAATGACGAACAGCCAGCAGAAGATGGAGGAACTCCTCCAACAGGGGACGAATCTCAATCATCAAATGACGAAAAGCCAGCAGAAGATGGAGGACCTCCTCCAACAGGGGACGAATCTCAATCATCAAATGACGAACAGCCAGCAGAAGATGGAGGAACTCCTCCAACAGGGGACGAAACTCAATCATCAAATGAAGAACATCCAGCAGAAGATGGAGGAACTCCTCCAACAGGGGACGAATCTCAATCATCAAATGAAGAACATCCAGCAGAAGATGGAGGAACTCCTCCAACAGGGGACGGATCTCAATCATCAAATGAAGAACATCCAGCAGAAGATGGAGGAACTCCTCCAACAGGGGACGGATCTCAATCATCAAATGACGAACATCCAGCAGAAGACCAGAATGACCAACATGAATCGAATGAATCATCTTCAAGCATGCCTGTGAAAAACACCAtatccagaaaaaaaattattaaaaaggtAAATTGCCACAAAGTTCGTGCAAGACCCCGACCATCTCCTttactttattaa
- the oscp1a gene encoding protein OSCP1a gives MNSFSMSQRTLPLLIINLGGEMIYILDQRLRAQDENDDKTQRGVWTDDDRKRVMNDIVGTMFNKAFLEELLQPQDLYSHRALRTVLTRIAHASIMRLNLASMDKLYDLMTMAFKYQIVLCPRPRDLLLITFNHTDTIKELVKDNPSLVNQINEAQRQLIEVYTPLSDGEFQLIRHTLLVLFQDMQIRVSIFLKEKIQNPNGHFVLQTSGPVPHGFEVPGLIRWFNAKGREVRRTRFPSGGSYTSAVRQASFDLSGDRVTLLGTNMTSVQVQYTFT, from the exons ATGAACTCATTCAGCATGTCTCAAAGAACTCTTCCTTTGCTCATCATAAACCTCGGCGGAGAAATGATCTACATTCTGGATCAGCGCCTCCGAGCGCAGGATGAAAACGATGATAAAACTCAGAGAG gtgtttggACAGATGATGACAGGAAAAGAG TTATGAATGATATAGTGGGCACTATGTTCAATAAGGCTTTTCTAGAGGAGCTCTTGCAGCCACAGGATCTGTATTCCCACCGAGCCCTGCGGACAGTTTTGACACGGATAGCACACGCCTCAATTATGCGTCTTAACCTGGCCAGCATGGACAAG CTGTATGATTTGATGACTATGGCCTTTAAGTATCAGATCGTTCTGTGTCCACGTCCACGAGATTTACTGCTCATCACCTTCAACCACACGGACACCATCAAGGAACTGGTTAAGGATAATCCCAGCCTCGTTAACCAGATCAACGAAGCGCAGCGGCAGCTTATTGAG GTATACACACCCTTATCCGATGGGGAGTTTCAACTCATCCGACATACACTGCTGGTTCTCTTTCAAGATATGCAAATCAGG gtcTCAATTTTCTTGAAAGAAAAAATCCAGAACCCTAACGGGCATTTTGTGCTGCAGACCTCAGGGCCGGTGCCTCACGGATTTGAGGTTCCTGGTTTAATTAG GTGGTTTAATGCTAAAGGGCGTGAGGTGAGGAGAACAAGGTTCCCCAGTGGAGGAAGCTACACAAGTGCTGTACGCCAGGCCTCGTTTGACCTCTCTGGAGACAGGGTCACACTTTTGGGCACCAacat GACATCTGTGCAGGTACAGTACACCTTCACCTGA